In the Geobacter sp. FeAm09 genome, one interval contains:
- a CDS encoding ATP-binding protein, giving the protein MDLHLEKLWRCVTRDQNAPMEVRLFRLVSLAVALLSLLLILPTNILLNLPAAQNMIILVFGLLLLYFYRASCRGRHYIKSLYALTILVLNLTWFMNGGTLGSISYYFFAALLYPLTFFRGPRRWTMFLLLVLNASALPVVEYCFPSLVIPFTTPQDRLIDLTSGVPFSYAACALLFWVVITNYDKESARAANEIAERKRYEGELLNARKAADSANLAKSQFLANMSHEIRTPMNGIIGGAQLLGMTELHPEQKECLEYIRSSSESLMAIINDVLDLSKIEAGKIELECAAFSLRGCLGQAVAPHITHSAAKGLALKMDIPDHVPDGVAGDQLRLKQVVANLVGNAVKFTSRGGITVSVALLEKSDGAVLLRFSVSDTGIGIKPLDMDKIFAPFTQADSSTSRKYGGTGLGLSISRELVELMGGKIWAHSVEGSGSTFHIEVPLAATEGCSVAMAEAGSGI; this is encoded by the coding sequence ATGGATTTGCACCTCGAAAAATTATGGCGGTGTGTCACGCGCGACCAGAATGCGCCGATGGAGGTCCGCCTCTTTCGCCTGGTGTCCCTGGCGGTGGCCCTGCTCAGCCTTCTTCTCATCCTCCCGACCAATATCCTTTTAAACCTCCCCGCAGCCCAAAATATGATCATTTTGGTATTTGGCCTGCTGCTCCTCTATTTCTACCGGGCCTCCTGCCGCGGCCGCCACTACATCAAAAGCCTCTATGCCCTGACCATCCTGGTGCTGAATCTCACTTGGTTCATGAACGGCGGGACCCTCGGCAGCATCAGCTATTACTTCTTTGCGGCCCTTCTGTACCCCCTGACCTTTTTCCGCGGGCCGAGACGCTGGACCATGTTTCTGCTGCTCGTGCTCAACGCGAGTGCCCTGCCGGTCGTGGAATACTGCTTCCCCTCCCTGGTCATACCGTTCACTACGCCCCAGGACCGGTTGATCGACCTGACATCCGGCGTCCCCTTCAGTTATGCTGCCTGTGCGCTGCTGTTCTGGGTGGTTATTACCAACTACGACAAGGAAAGCGCCAGGGCGGCGAACGAAATCGCGGAGCGCAAGCGTTACGAGGGAGAACTGCTCAACGCCAGAAAGGCCGCCGATAGCGCCAACCTGGCCAAGAGCCAGTTTCTCGCCAACATGAGCCACGAGATCCGCACCCCCATGAACGGCATCATCGGGGGGGCGCAACTCCTCGGCATGACCGAGCTCCACCCGGAGCAGAAAGAATGCCTGGAGTACATTCGGAGCTCCTCAGAGAGCCTGATGGCGATCATAAACGATGTGCTCGACCTCTCAAAAATAGAGGCCGGCAAGATCGAGCTCGAATGCGCGGCCTTCAGCCTGCGGGGCTGTCTCGGCCAAGCCGTCGCCCCCCACATCACCCACAGCGCCGCCAAGGGGCTTGCCCTGAAAATGGACATCCCGGACCATGTCCCCGATGGAGTGGCCGGGGACCAGCTCAGGCTGAAACAGGTCGTAGCCAACCTGGTCGGCAACGCCGTCAAGTTTACCAGCCGGGGCGGGATAACGGTTTCCGTTGCCCTGCTTGAAAAGAGCGACGGTGCCGTCCTCCTGCGGTTCAGCGTTTCGGACACCGGCATCGGCATCAAGCCGCTGGACATGGATAAGATCTTTGCCCCCTTCACCCAGGCGGATTCATCCACCTCGCGCAAATACGGCGGAACCGGGCTCGGGCTTTCCATCAGCAGGGAACTCGTCGAACTCATGGGCGGCAAGATCTGGGCGCACAGCGTGGAAGGCAGCGGCAGCACCTTCCATATCGAGGTTCCGCTTGCCGCCACCGAGGGGTGCAGCGTGGCGATGGCGGAAGCGGGAAGTGGGATCTGA
- a CDS encoding VTT domain-containing protein: protein MSSIQSETKPLRPQLAALLADDIGTCTGCGVCVRECGFLRLYGSPRHIARSYNPDDPKKNVICFECSLCGLCSAVCPTGVKPQALFLEMRREAVDRGFGSFREHKGLLGYERTGTSRRFTWYGLPEGCTTIFFPGCALPGTRPGVTLAVYEKLRETLPTLGLVLDCCTKPSHDLGREQHFSRMFGEMVAWLESHGIQRVLVACPNCYKVFSEYAPQFHTETVYEKLAGILPAAASEAPAAPVTIHDPCVVRFASAPQEAARGLVSRSGRVIEEMPHTRTRTLCCGEGGTVGALAPDLADGWGELRSGEAAGRQVVTYCAGCANHLGKRLTVSHVLDLVFDASKPATGPITYVNRLRLKSRFKNIVPAAVTRERTVPGSGSGMLRPLLFLGVMIAAIVLVRASGAGQYLEPERLRALFAGFGIVAPLVYIAIYTVAPALMLPGLPISMAGATVFGPVWGVVYTIIGATLGACVAFLIARYAARDWVERQLIGSRWNKLDSETAQNGWKAVAFTRLIPLFPFNLLNFAFGLTKIPFPQYAVATFIFMLPGTIAFITFSSSLLGLLKGKVSREFFVGIILIVTVSLIPRLVKWYRNREPRPEIPWSLRRSLQCKAAAIAALAATAAGVYGAIQKYFWALNAYLYTIEFNLLFVAHRLGDGDLAGFVEYLRPMSNARAAGIALVCQTMHTFAFPFSPLRTTAAFTAAFGTPAGVAYVGGAGLVVAGLSALFGRFCLGDLAPLHYQYRGREPLTPTPAWAAWSAGAMAAIPGFPLLACGLWIGGFRIPLGRSVAALTAGLVVRMLLSLAIR, encoded by the coding sequence ATGAGTTCCATCCAGAGCGAAACCAAGCCGTTGCGGCCGCAACTGGCAGCGCTGCTCGCGGACGACATCGGCACCTGCACGGGGTGCGGCGTCTGCGTCAGGGAGTGCGGATTCCTGAGGCTCTACGGCTCCCCCCGCCATATCGCCCGTTCCTACAACCCGGATGATCCGAAAAAGAATGTCATCTGTTTCGAATGCAGCCTTTGCGGACTCTGCTCCGCCGTGTGCCCCACCGGCGTCAAGCCCCAGGCCCTCTTTCTGGAGATGCGGCGCGAGGCGGTTGATCGGGGCTTTGGCTCGTTCCGTGAACACAAGGGGCTTCTCGGGTACGAGCGGACCGGCACGTCCCGCCGCTTCACATGGTACGGCCTGCCTGAAGGGTGCACCACGATCTTTTTCCCGGGCTGCGCCTTGCCGGGCACCCGCCCCGGCGTCACGCTGGCGGTCTATGAGAAACTGCGGGAGACGCTCCCCACCCTCGGCCTGGTGCTGGACTGCTGCACCAAGCCGTCCCACGACCTGGGAAGGGAACAGCATTTCTCCCGGATGTTCGGCGAGATGGTCGCCTGGCTGGAATCCCACGGCATACAACGGGTCCTGGTGGCCTGTCCCAACTGCTACAAGGTCTTTTCCGAATACGCCCCCCAGTTCCACACGGAAACGGTCTACGAAAAGCTTGCCGGAATCCTGCCGGCTGCGGCCTCGGAGGCGCCCGCTGCTCCGGTGACCATCCACGATCCCTGCGTGGTCAGGTTCGCCTCCGCGCCGCAGGAAGCGGCGCGCGGTCTGGTTTCCCGATCCGGCCGGGTAATCGAAGAGATGCCGCACACGCGCACGAGGACTCTCTGCTGCGGTGAAGGGGGAACCGTAGGGGCCCTGGCACCTGACCTGGCCGATGGCTGGGGAGAACTCCGGTCGGGTGAAGCCGCGGGCCGCCAGGTGGTCACCTACTGTGCCGGCTGCGCCAATCACCTCGGGAAACGGCTTACGGTGAGCCACGTCCTCGACCTGGTCTTCGACGCGTCGAAGCCGGCAACGGGTCCGATCACCTATGTCAATCGCCTGCGCCTCAAATCCCGGTTCAAGAACATCGTGCCCGCCGCCGTAACCAGGGAGAGAACCGTCCCCGGCAGCGGGTCCGGGATGCTCCGGCCGCTCCTCTTTCTGGGCGTCATGATCGCCGCCATCGTTCTGGTGCGGGCGAGCGGGGCCGGCCAGTACCTGGAACCGGAACGGCTGCGCGCCCTGTTTGCCGGCTTCGGCATCGTGGCGCCGCTGGTGTACATCGCCATCTATACGGTCGCCCCCGCCCTGATGCTGCCCGGCCTCCCCATCAGCATGGCCGGTGCAACCGTCTTCGGGCCGGTCTGGGGGGTGGTCTACACGATCATCGGGGCCACCCTGGGGGCCTGCGTGGCGTTCCTCATCGCCCGCTATGCCGCCCGGGACTGGGTGGAGCGCCAGCTGATCGGTTCACGGTGGAACAAACTCGACAGCGAGACCGCCCAAAACGGCTGGAAAGCGGTGGCCTTCACCCGGCTGATCCCCCTGTTCCCCTTCAATCTGCTCAATTTCGCCTTCGGTCTGACGAAGATACCGTTTCCCCAGTACGCCGTGGCAACGTTTATCTTCATGCTGCCCGGCACCATCGCCTTCATCACGTTTTCCAGTTCGTTGCTGGGGTTGCTGAAGGGCAAAGTCTCCCGCGAATTTTTCGTCGGAATCATCCTTATCGTCACGGTATCGCTTATTCCCAGGCTGGTGAAATGGTACCGGAACCGGGAGCCCCGGCCGGAGATTCCGTGGAGCCTGCGGAGAAGCCTGCAGTGCAAGGCCGCTGCCATCGCGGCGCTCGCCGCGACTGCGGCCGGTGTCTATGGTGCGATACAAAAATATTTCTGGGCTCTCAATGCCTACCTCTACACCATCGAGTTCAACCTGCTCTTTGTGGCACATCGCCTCGGAGATGGCGACCTGGCCGGTTTCGTCGAATACCTGCGGCCGATGTCGAATGCCCGTGCCGCCGGGATCGCCCTGGTCTGCCAGACGATGCACACGTTTGCCTTTCCCTTTTCCCCCCTGCGCACAACGGCGGCCTTTACGGCGGCTTTCGGCACGCCGGCAGGCGTTGCCTATGTCGGCGGCGCCGGCCTGGTCGTCGCCGGACTGAGCGCACTGTTCGGCCGCTTCTGCCTGGGCGATCTTGCGCCGCTCCACTACCAGTACCGGGGGAGGGAGCCGCTGACGCCGACCCCCGCCTGGGCCGCGTGGTCCGCCGGGGCAATGGCGGCGATCCCGGGCTTTCCGCTGCTGGCATGCGGTCTCTGGATCGGGGGGTTCCGCATCCCGCTGGGCCGTTCCGTTGCCGCCCTCACGGCAGGGCTTGTTGTCCGGATGCTTCTTTCGCTTGCAATACGATAA
- a CDS encoding YdjY domain-containing protein — translation MNRFVLRTMLTAALCCTLALPAGAATKQKPGGTTTLKSGSDVMTVDPKAREVRVTTTVLKDCSQPSVCDWGRRFQAFFGSKNGKMAPFFIFSTEVNRTDIDKAIKAVGIKSRRQIPMTEVKQRTGLKATTHKDDYLDGDPVLVSVRWKKDGKVVETAIEELIEEKIAVDGKDVVKPYTPHFVYHGTAEAINFASGCIVCPSGCNGGIIADNSLPLKETRNYYRFDWSKMPAPGTKAEIVIKSIYGPK, via the coding sequence ATGAACAGGTTCGTTCTTCGCACCATGCTGACAGCCGCACTTTGCTGTACCCTTGCCCTGCCGGCCGGAGCGGCCACCAAACAGAAACCGGGCGGAACGACGACTCTCAAGTCCGGCTCCGACGTCATGACGGTAGATCCAAAGGCCCGGGAGGTCCGCGTCACCACCACGGTGCTCAAAGACTGTTCCCAGCCGTCGGTATGCGACTGGGGACGTCGGTTCCAGGCGTTTTTCGGCAGCAAGAACGGCAAGATGGCACCTTTTTTCATCTTCTCCACGGAAGTGAACCGGACCGACATCGACAAGGCGATCAAGGCTGTCGGCATCAAGTCCCGGCGCCAGATCCCCATGACCGAGGTCAAGCAGCGCACCGGCCTGAAAGCCACCACCCACAAGGATGACTATCTCGACGGTGATCCGGTGCTCGTGTCCGTACGCTGGAAAAAGGATGGAAAAGTGGTCGAGACGGCCATCGAGGAGTTGATCGAAGAGAAGATTGCGGTCGACGGCAAAGACGTCGTCAAACCCTATACGCCCCATTTCGTGTACCACGGCACGGCCGAGGCGATCAACTTTGCATCGGGCTGCATTGTCTGCCCCTCCGGGTGCAACGGGGGGATCATCGCCGACAACTCGCTCCCCCTGAAGGAAACCAGGAACTACTACCGCTTCGACTGGAGCAAGATGCCGGCGCCCGGAACGAAGGCCGAAATCGTCATCAAATCGATCTACGGTCCCAAGTAA
- a CDS encoding ABC transporter substrate-binding protein, with amino-acid sequence MKRRFLIAPCPAKSFSSFLNTLRSIIPVAVFSVLILHPAQLPAGTTVLTPITLQLKWKHQFQFAGYYAAVEKGYYRDAGLAVSLREATPGNDPAEAVLNGEAQFGVGGSSLVLMRAAGKPVVVLAAIMQHSPLGILSLDASNIRNVHDLAGKKVMLEPMSAEIMALFKAEGVPDGAIRAVPHDFSLAGLLNGEVDATSVYGTTEPYQLERRRIAYTIIYPERSGIDFYGDTLFTRQEVVQKQPDAVRQFRDASLRGWKYALEHQDEMIDLILKRYNTSRLTRGQLTYEAGELQKLIRPDLVEIGYMNPGRWQHIVDTYSKLGIIPASKPFPMNSFLHSGERPRLPDWLYGILAGAMVIIVAVSAVAVRFHYLNVALNDQMQLRDKAEAKLRKLSAAIIQSPVSIVITDTTGAIEYVNPKFCELTGYTAEEVAGQNPRILRGSILAPEFYDDLWRTIHAGGLWHGEFLNKKKNEELFWEHATIAPIWNAQGELSNFIAIKEDITERKTLQERLDHMAHHDELTGLPNRALFFDRIGQALAHAKRNQTGFALLFVDLDGFKTINDTYGHDSGDALLRETARRLAGCVRDSDTVARMGGDEFAVMLLDIAEPGHITQVADKMLALLAAPFMLKGAECHVGASIGIGVFPQDGDAVDTLMNMADMAMYRVKQGAKNNYAFAS; translated from the coding sequence ATGAAGAGGCGTTTCCTGATCGCACCCTGTCCGGCGAAATCCTTTTCATCGTTTCTGAACACCTTGCGCAGCATCATTCCCGTGGCCGTATTTTCCGTCCTCATCCTTCACCCCGCCCAACTCCCGGCCGGCACCACCGTGCTGACGCCGATCACTCTGCAGTTGAAATGGAAGCACCAGTTCCAGTTCGCCGGATATTACGCCGCAGTGGAAAAAGGCTACTACCGCGATGCCGGTCTTGCGGTTTCGCTTCGCGAGGCGACTCCGGGGAACGATCCCGCAGAGGCGGTCCTGAACGGGGAGGCCCAGTTCGGGGTGGGGGGCAGCTCGCTGGTCCTGATGCGGGCAGCGGGGAAACCGGTCGTCGTGCTTGCCGCCATCATGCAACATTCGCCTTTGGGCATCCTCTCCCTCGACGCAAGCAACATCAGGAATGTCCACGATCTGGCGGGCAAGAAGGTCATGCTCGAACCCATGTCGGCCGAGATCATGGCGCTCTTCAAAGCAGAGGGGGTACCCGACGGGGCCATCAGGGCCGTGCCCCATGATTTTTCCCTGGCCGGCCTCCTGAACGGCGAGGTTGACGCCACCTCCGTCTACGGCACGACCGAACCCTATCAGCTCGAAAGGCGAAGAATCGCCTATACCATCATCTATCCCGAGCGGAGCGGCATCGATTTTTACGGAGACACGCTGTTCACACGCCAGGAGGTGGTGCAGAAACAACCCGATGCCGTGCGGCAATTCCGCGACGCGAGCCTGCGCGGCTGGAAATACGCCCTTGAGCATCAGGACGAAATGATCGATCTCATCCTGAAACGTTACAACACCAGCCGTCTCACCCGGGGACAGCTCACCTACGAAGCCGGTGAACTGCAAAAGCTGATCAGGCCTGATCTGGTGGAAATCGGCTATATGAACCCCGGCCGATGGCAGCACATCGTCGATACCTATTCCAAGCTGGGGATCATCCCGGCATCAAAGCCGTTTCCCATGAACAGCTTCCTCCATTCCGGCGAGCGGCCGCGGCTCCCGGACTGGCTCTACGGAATCCTGGCCGGGGCCATGGTCATCATCGTCGCCGTCTCTGCGGTCGCCGTCCGCTTCCACTATCTCAACGTGGCGCTCAACGATCAGATGCAGTTGCGCGACAAGGCCGAGGCAAAGCTGCGCAAACTTTCGGCAGCCATCATTCAAAGCCCGGTCTCGATCGTCATTACCGACACGACCGGTGCCATCGAATACGTAAATCCCAAATTCTGCGAGCTTACCGGGTACACGGCGGAGGAGGTCGCCGGCCAGAACCCCCGTATCCTGCGGGGCAGCATCCTGGCCCCGGAATTCTACGACGATCTCTGGCGGACGATTCACGCCGGAGGGCTCTGGCATGGGGAGTTTCTGAACAAGAAAAAGAATGAGGAACTGTTCTGGGAGCACGCCACCATCGCGCCCATCTGGAATGCCCAGGGCGAACTCAGCAACTTCATCGCCATCAAGGAGGATATAACCGAGCGCAAAACACTGCAGGAAAGGCTCGATCACATGGCCCATCACGACGAGTTGACCGGCCTGCCCAACCGGGCGCTCTTCTTTGACCGGATCGGGCAGGCCCTGGCCCACGCCAAAAGGAACCAGACGGGATTCGCCCTGCTGTTCGTGGATCTGGACGGCTTCAAGACGATTAACGACACCTACGGGCACGACAGCGGCGATGCGCTGTTGCGGGAGACGGCCCGGCGTCTGGCGGGATGCGTCAGGGATTCGGATACGGTGGCGCGCATGGGTGGAGACGAATTTGCGGTCATGCTGCTGGATATTGCCGAGCCCGGGCATATCACCCAGGTGGCGGACAAGATGCTGGCGCTGCTTGCGGCGCCATTCATGCTCAAGGGGGCCGAGTGCCATGTGGGGGCCAGCATCGGCATCGGCGTATTCCCCCAGGATGGCGATGCCGTGGACACCCTCATGAACATGGCCGACATGGCCATGTACCGCGTCAAGCAGGGCGCCAAGAACAACTACGCCTTTGCCTCGTGA
- a CDS encoding dihydroorotate dehydrogenase has protein sequence MKPDLSVSIAGLELRNPVMTASGTFGYGEEFAEYVNLETIGAFVTKGLSLRPRAGNPTPRIVETPGGMLNAIGLQNVGIDAFIEKKVPFLRSVATPAIANFFGNTIDEYAELARRLDAIPEIAGLEVNISCPNVKQGGIVFGTDPRCASEVVTACREATIKPLIVKLSPNVTDIVSMARACADAGADALSLINTLTGMAIDLERRRPVLANITGGLSGPAVKPVALRMVWQVARAVSLPIIGIGGIMNARDALEFILAGATAVQVGTASFINPGAAQAIAEDMENWLVENGVGDVKSLIGALES, from the coding sequence ATGAAACCTGACCTGTCCGTTTCCATTGCGGGACTGGAACTGCGCAACCCGGTGATGACCGCCTCGGGCACCTTCGGCTATGGCGAGGAATTCGCGGAGTACGTGAACCTGGAGACCATCGGCGCCTTCGTGACCAAAGGGCTGTCCTTGCGGCCGCGCGCCGGCAATCCCACGCCGCGCATCGTGGAGACGCCGGGCGGCATGCTGAATGCCATCGGCCTTCAAAACGTGGGCATCGACGCCTTTATCGAGAAAAAGGTTCCCTTTCTCCGCTCGGTCGCCACCCCGGCCATTGCCAATTTCTTCGGCAACACCATCGACGAGTACGCCGAGCTGGCCCGCCGCCTGGACGCCATCCCGGAGATCGCCGGTCTGGAGGTGAATATCTCCTGCCCCAACGTCAAACAGGGGGGCATCGTCTTCGGCACCGATCCCCGCTGCGCTTCCGAGGTGGTCACCGCCTGCCGCGAGGCCACCATCAAGCCGCTGATCGTCAAGCTCTCGCCCAATGTCACGGATATCGTCTCCATGGCCCGGGCCTGCGCCGATGCGGGGGCCGACGCCCTGTCGCTGATCAACACCCTGACCGGCATGGCCATCGACCTGGAACGCCGCCGGCCGGTGCTGGCCAACATCACCGGCGGCCTCTCGGGCCCGGCGGTCAAGCCGGTGGCGCTGCGCATGGTCTGGCAGGTGGCCCGGGCCGTTTCCCTGCCGATCATCGGCATCGGCGGCATCATGAACGCCCGCGACGCCCTGGAGTTCATCCTGGCCGGGGCGACGGCGGTGCAGGTCGGAACCGCCAGCTTCATCAATCCGGGGGCTGCACAGGCGATTGCCGAAGACATGGAAAACTGGCTGGTCGAAAACGGCGTGGGGGATGTGAAGAGTCTGATCGGGGCTTTGGAGTCCTGA
- the rimI gene encoding ribosomal protein S18-alanine N-acetyltransferase, whose amino-acid sequence MSAPGTVDIRPMTEADLEGVLAIEQASFSHPWRREHFLHELASSHSFPFVAVVEGSVGGYVCLMSLFEEAEILDIAVAPHLRGRGIARALLEHAVAMARGRLAGIMRLEVRVSNRAAIALYERFGFSRSGMRPKYYEGVEDALLMEKLLSTDC is encoded by the coding sequence ATGTCCGCACCGGGAACCGTTGATATCCGCCCCATGACCGAGGCCGATCTGGAGGGCGTGCTGGCCATCGAGCAGGCCTCCTTTTCCCACCCCTGGCGCCGTGAACATTTCCTGCACGAACTTGCGTCGTCCCATTCGTTTCCGTTCGTCGCCGTCGTCGAAGGCTCGGTGGGCGGTTATGTGTGCCTGATGTCGCTTTTTGAAGAGGCCGAAATCCTGGATATCGCCGTGGCGCCGCACCTGCGGGGGCGGGGCATCGCCCGGGCGCTGCTGGAACATGCTGTCGCCATGGCCCGGGGGAGGCTGGCCGGGATCATGCGGCTCGAAGTCCGCGTCTCCAACCGGGCCGCCATCGCCCTCTACGAGCGATTCGGCTTCTCCCGGAGCGGGATGCGGCCGAAGTACTACGAAGGCGTGGAGGACGCGCTGTTGATGGAAAAATTACTCTCGACCGATTGTTGA
- the merA gene encoding mercury(II) reductase, translating into MDTTPDLIVLGSGSTAFAGALRATSHGARVLMFEKSVLGGTCINWGCVPSKTLIHAALFNHEAHLGMKLGLGLADGGQGVDSESLFAHREEVVRKLRQERYLDVLQNMSGLELVKGTARFIDQHTIEVNDKRYRSPRFLVAVGGKPRIPPIPGIGGCNYLTSRSALLMKELPKSLVIVGGGVIAVELGQMYHRLGSRVTILEHGPRLLPAMERETAEALRAVLVGEGIKVVTDVTICSADRAGDVNVLSADVCGRRHEYTAERLLLAVGTGPATEGLGLERAGVATDPKGFIVTDGRLRTSADGIWAAGDVTGRMLIATVGARQAIVAIDDMFNEGCGCTMDYLAAPMAVFTDPEIGMVGHTEESARQAGFDVAVNVMPVSAIPKAHVTGHTAGVIKMIADRPTGRLLGVHLACHRGADLINEAALALHLKATVADLAATMHVYPSIGEGLKLCAQGFDRDISRLSCCAE; encoded by the coding sequence ATCGACACCACACCCGACCTGATCGTCCTCGGTTCCGGTTCCACCGCCTTTGCCGGGGCGCTGCGCGCCACCTCCCACGGTGCGCGGGTGCTCATGTTCGAAAAGAGCGTCCTGGGTGGCACGTGCATCAACTGGGGGTGCGTCCCCAGCAAGACTCTCATCCACGCGGCCCTGTTCAATCACGAGGCCCATCTGGGGATGAAGCTCGGGCTCGGGCTTGCGGATGGCGGGCAGGGCGTTGATTCGGAATCGCTCTTCGCCCACCGGGAGGAGGTCGTGCGCAAGCTCCGCCAGGAGCGCTACCTGGACGTGCTCCAGAACATGTCCGGGCTGGAACTCGTCAAGGGGACCGCGCGTTTTATCGACCAGCACACCATCGAGGTCAACGACAAGCGCTATCGCTCTCCCCGCTTCCTCGTCGCGGTGGGAGGCAAGCCGCGCATCCCCCCTATTCCGGGGATCGGGGGGTGCAACTACCTCACAAGCCGCAGCGCCCTGCTGATGAAGGAACTCCCCAAATCCCTGGTCATCGTGGGAGGCGGCGTCATTGCCGTCGAATTGGGGCAGATGTACCATCGCCTGGGCAGCCGCGTAACGATCCTCGAGCATGGACCGCGCCTTTTGCCGGCCATGGAGCGGGAAACGGCCGAAGCGCTCCGTGCCGTACTGGTTGGGGAAGGGATCAAGGTGGTGACGGATGTGACCATCTGCTCGGCCGACCGTGCGGGGGATGTGAATGTGCTCTCCGCCGACGTCTGCGGCAGGCGCCACGAATACACCGCCGAACGGTTGCTCCTGGCGGTGGGCACCGGCCCGGCCACGGAAGGGCTCGGCCTGGAACGGGCGGGCGTGGCGACGGACCCGAAGGGCTTCATTGTCACCGACGGGCGCCTGCGCACCTCGGCCGACGGCATCTGGGCGGCCGGGGACGTGACCGGCAGGATGCTGATCGCCACGGTGGGAGCCCGGCAGGCCATCGTGGCGATCGACGACATGTTCAACGAAGGGTGCGGCTGCACCATGGATTACCTGGCGGCCCCCATGGCGGTCTTCACGGACCCGGAGATCGGCATGGTCGGCCATACCGAGGAAAGCGCCCGGCAGGCCGGCTTCGATGTGGCGGTCAACGTCATGCCGGTCAGCGCCATCCCCAAGGCCCACGTCACCGGCCACACCGCCGGGGTGATCAAGATGATCGCCGACCGGCCGACCGGGCGGCTCCTGGGGGTGCATCTGGCCTGTCACCGGGGGGCGGACCTGATCAACGAGGCGGCCCTGGCCCTGCACCTGAAAGCCACCGTGGCGGACCTGGCCGCCACCATGCACGTCTATCCCTCCATCGGCGAGGGGTTGAAGCTCTGCGCCCAGGGGTTCGACCGGGACATCAGCAGGCTCTCCTGCTGCGCCGAGTAA
- the gabD gene encoding NADP-dependent succinate-semialdehyde dehydrogenase: MFTLKDPTLFRQQCHINGKWLDAADGGTIPVNNPATDEVIGTVPKMGASETRSAIDAANAAYPAWRARTAGERSRLLRRWYELLLENQEDLAILMTAEQGKPLAESRGEIAYAASFIEWFAEEGKRVYGDTIPTVQNDKRIVVIKEPIGVCAAITPWNFPAAMITRKAGPALAVGCTMVLKPASQTPYSALALAVLAERAGIPAGVFNVVTGASGAIGGEMTANPVVRKLTFTGSTEVGKLLMRQSAGTVKKVAMELGGNAPFIVFDDADLDAAVEGAIASKYRNTGQTCVCTNRFLVQAGIYDAFAEKLSAAVGRLKVGDGLKGDTQQGPLIDMKAVEKVEEHIADALAKGARIVTGGGRHELGGSFFQPTILTDVTPAMAVAREETFGPLAPLFRFTTDEEAVAMANDTEFGLASYFYSRDMGRVWRVAEALEYGIVGINTGLISSAVAPFGGVKESGVGREGSRYGVDDFLEIKYLCMGGI, translated from the coding sequence ATGTTCACACTGAAAGACCCGACCCTTTTCCGCCAGCAATGCCATATCAACGGGAAGTGGCTCGACGCCGCGGACGGCGGCACCATCCCGGTCAACAACCCCGCCACCGACGAGGTCATCGGTACGGTTCCCAAAATGGGCGCAAGCGAAACCCGCTCCGCCATCGATGCGGCCAACGCGGCCTATCCCGCCTGGCGGGCCAGGACCGCCGGGGAACGCTCCCGGCTCCTGCGCCGCTGGTACGAGCTGCTGCTGGAGAACCAGGAGGACCTGGCGATCCTCATGACCGCCGAACAGGGCAAGCCGTTGGCCGAATCCCGGGGGGAGATCGCCTATGCCGCCTCGTTCATCGAATGGTTTGCCGAGGAGGGAAAGCGGGTCTACGGCGATACCATCCCCACCGTGCAGAACGACAAGCGGATCGTCGTCATCAAGGAGCCGATCGGCGTCTGCGCCGCCATCACCCCCTGGAACTTCCCCGCCGCCATGATCACCCGCAAGGCCGGGCCGGCCCTGGCCGTGGGCTGCACCATGGTCCTCAAGCCGGCCAGCCAGACCCCCTATTCGGCTCTGGCGCTGGCCGTGCTGGCCGAACGGGCCGGCATCCCGGCCGGGGTGTTCAACGTGGTCACCGGGGCCTCCGGCGCCATCGGCGGCGAGATGACCGCCAACCCCGTCGTCCGCAAGCTGACCTTCACCGGCTCCACGGAGGTGGGCAAGCTGCTCATGCGGCAGAGTGCCGGGACGGTCAAGAAGGTGGCCATGGAATTGGGGGGCAACGCCCCTTTCATCGTGTTCGACGACGCCGACCTGGATGCGGCGGTGGAGGGGGCCATCGCCTCCAAGTACCGCAACACCGGCCAGACCTGCGTCTGCACCAACCGTTTCCTGGTGCAGGCCGGCATCTACGACGCCTTTGCCGAAAAATTGTCCGCCGCCGTGGGCAGGCTGAAGGTTGGCGACGGCCTCAAGGGCGATACCCAGCAGGGGCCGCTGATCGACATGAAGGCGGTGGAGAAGGTGGAGGAGCATATCGCCGACGCCCTTGCCAAGGGGGCGCGCATCGTCACCGGCGGAGGGCGGCACGAACTGGGCGGCAGCTTCTTCCAGCCCACCATCCTGACCGATGTCACCCCCGCCATGGCGGTGGCCCGGGAAGAGACCTTCGGTCCCCTGGCCCCCCTGTTCCGCTTCACCACCGACGAGGAGGCGGTCGCCATGGCCAACGACACCGAGTTCGGGCTCGCCTCCTACTTCTACAGCCGGGACATGGGCCGGGTGTGGCGGGTCGCGGAAGCGCTGGAGTATGGGATCGTCGGCATCAATACCGGCTTGATCTCCTCGGCGGTCGCCCCCTTCGGCGGGGTGAAGGAGTCGGGGGTGGGCCGGGAGGGGTCCCGCTACGGTGTTGATGATTTTCTGGAGATCAAGTACCTCTGCATGGGCGGCATCTAA